The DNA segment AGTGTGGGTGCGCTGATGCGTGACCAGGGCAGAGCTCTGGGTGAAGCACTTGCCGCAAATGGGGCACTTGTGGGGCTTGGCGCCGGTGTGAGTGCCCTGGTGTGTGACTAGGTCCGAGCGGCGGGTGAAGCGCTTGGCACAGCGGTCGCACACGTAGGGCTTCTCACCGGTGTGGATGCGCTGGTGCTGGATCAACGTGGAGTGGTGGCTGAAGCTCTTCCAACACGAGGGGCAGGTATAGGGCTTCTCGCCCGTGTGGATGATCTGGTGCTGGATGAGGTGTGAGCTTCGGCCGAAGCGCTTGCCGCAGTCCGTGCAGGTATAAGGCTTCTCGCCCGTGTGCGTGCGCCGGTGTGTCACCAGGTGCGAGTGCCAACTGAAGCCCTTGCCGCACTGTTCGCACTTGTATGTCTTCTTGCCAGTGTCGCTGTCGGGTACCAGACTCTCTTCGCCACTTGTCAGGGCCTCCTCCCGCTCACTGGGTTTCTCTGGGCCTCTGTACTCTGGGGTCTTGAGAGGATGTGCTTCAGATGGGGCTGGTTTTAGCTGACTAGCTTCCCCGGTGTCTCTGGCCAACTCTGTAGCCGGACCACTAGCCACTTGTTGACCATACTTCGGGTCTTCCCCCGGGGCCCATCTGGCCCTAGTCCTTATGGGTTTTGTGTCCTCTAGGGTGGCAACCGCCAGGGTTGGCACCATTTTCCCCATTTCCATAgctcctgtaaaaaaaaaaaaaaaaaggctgccgCTGAAGATAAACTTCTGGAGAGCTCACAGAATGAGAGGgcagagcttaaaaaaaaaagaccaggagCTAGATTCTTGGAGACAGGAACAGGCAAGGGGAAACTAGGGGACCCTCAAGGCAATAGCCACCCTCTAGCAGTAGAGGGGTCTGGAGACCCTTGCATGCATATCCATAAGGGGATCCCCAAACCTTAACATTGGCTAAGGCCCTCACCTGAACCAaggtctctcctctcctcagctcCTGTGATCCTGCTGGAGCTTGACGCCTGGCCCTTCCCCTCAACTTGGGGGACCCAGAAAGGTCTGCTGAAGGGAAACCCTgtccagaaagaaaagctgaaCTTCTGGGACTGCCCAGCAGTAGGGTCATCCCCCAATTGGACTCCACCCATTGTGATCCATCTCTACCCTGACTCAACGCTGTAAGGCAAAAGGGGGGGAACCCTTCACCTAGAAACCTAAGGCAAAACCAGGGAGGCTGAGCTCAAGCCCCGCCTAACACATAGTGATACTATCTCAACAGATTAGTACTCAAACTTCAAACGATTCCAGGCTTGGTGGCATAATTTTGGTATTCcacttaggaggtggaggaaggaagatcaggagtttaaggctagcctgagctacatgggcTATATGTGAGAGGCCCTGAGTCCCATcccctagcaccacataaaagtaaagtaaaataaacaagtTCCTGTGTTGACagtgcatcctctcccagtgTTTGGCCCTATCTCTGTTCCCCTGAGCAAATAACAGAACTCAAGAGTGAGGAGCAGAGACTGCTGGGCTCAGCAGGAGCCTCATCATGGCGGACAGTCGGTGGGCCCAACAGTAAGAACCACAGAGAACCACCTTACTCCTGCACTTGCATTTGGGGGAATCAGTTCTTAGGCAGAGAGACTGGGACACTGACAACCACAGGACTCATGTGCTGTGTCCTTGAGGAGTTCTGTGTGGTCAGTAAGAGCAGAGAGCTATGGCTCCCATGCCTCAAGGAAGGAAAGGAATTTGCTAGGTCATGACCCAGTTGAGTGCTAAATTCCCTCTAATCTCCAGGATTTGCTTGGACTTGTTGGTTTGAGCCCTGGCAAATGCTAGCAATGGCTGGTAAGCAAACCTAAGGAAATTACAGGAGTGGGGTACTGGATGTGGTACTGGTGTGCCTAGTATGGGTGGTCTCAGGACCACCACACCCGTCACTAACAGAACTGGCATGGTCACGGGGCTGGAAAGAGAACAGTCATTCAAGTGCCTGTCAACAAAGCACTGTGAGGCTCTAAGCTCCATCCTTAGCAAccacattaaaaacaatggcaATGTCTGTAGTCCTAACGATGGGTGTGTGGGGACCTGGAGCTCAACAGCTATCGAGCGCAGACAGCTGAGCTCCTGACCAATgaaggaccctgtctcagaaaccaaccaaacaagcaaaacgAAATGACCtggcacaactttaatcccagcattgggaagcaGGGGCAGCTtgaagcctggtctacaaagtgagttccaggatagccagggccacaatcctgtctcaaaaaaatcaaaaatcaaaacaaaaacaat comes from the Rattus norvegicus strain BN/NHsdMcwi chromosome 10, GRCr8, whole genome shotgun sequence genome and includes:
- the Zfp13 gene encoding zinc finger protein 205 isoform X2: MSVDSQSIAATENKEKTHEVSGNGQPCGDLLSGQEETVPLEASQESTHVKAEPCCERASPEDRTPGTRGSKDKAPFLPGGVLPSPWIPILSRGGRTRERQVAAALLTAWSQMPVTFEDVALYLSREEWGRLDHTQQNFYRDILQGKNGLALGFPFSRPFWVPQVEGKGQASSSSRITGAEERRDLGSGAMEMGKMVPTLAVATLEDTKPIRTRARWAPGEDPKYGQQVASGPATELARDTGEASQLKPAPSEAHPLKTPEYRGPEKPSEREEALTSGEESLVPDSDTGKKTYKCEQCGKGFSWHSHLVTHRRTHTGEKPYTCTDCGKRFGRSSHLIQHQIIHTGEKPYTCPSCWKSFSHHSTLIQHQRIHTGEKPYVCDRCAKRFTRRSDLVTHQGTHTGAKPHKCPICGKCFTQSSALVTHQRTHTGVKPYPCPECGKCFSQRSNLIAHNRTHTGEKPYHCLDCGKSFSHSSHLTAHQRTHRGVRPYSCPLCGKSFSRRSNLHRHEKIHTTGPKALAMLMLGAAAAGALTAPPPAPT
- the Zfp13 gene encoding zinc finger protein 205 isoform X5, with the translated sequence MGGVQLGDDPTAGQSQKFSFSFWTGFPFSRPFWVPQVEGKGQASSSSRITGAEERRDLGSGAMEMGKMVPTLAVATLEDTKPIRTRARWAPGEDPKYGQQVASGPATELARDTGEASQLKPAPSEAHPLKTPEYRGPEKPSEREEALTSGEESLVPDSDTGKKTYKCEQCGKGFSWHSHLVTHRRTHTGEKPYTCTDCGKRFGRSSHLIQHQIIHTGEKPYTCPSCWKSFSHHSTLIQHQRIHTGEKPYVCDRCAKRFTRRSDLVTHQGTHTGAKPHKCPICGKCFTQSSALVTHQRTHTGVKPYPCPECGKCFSQRSNLIAHNRTHTGEKPYHCLDCGKSFSHSSHLTAHQRTHRGVRPYSCPLCGKSFSRRSNLHRHEKIHTTGPKALAMLMLGAAAAGALTAPPPAPT
- the Zfp13 gene encoding zinc finger protein 205 isoform X1, producing MSVDSQSIAATENKEKTHEVSGNGQPCGDLLSGQEETVPLEASQESTHVKAEPCCERASPEDRTPGTRGSKDKAPFLPGGVLPSPWIPILSRGGRTRERQVAAALLTAWSQQTLNSTVVMLSQMPVTFEDVALYLSREEWGRLDHTQQNFYRDILQGKNGLALGFPFSRPFWVPQVEGKGQASSSSRITGAEERRDLGSGAMEMGKMVPTLAVATLEDTKPIRTRARWAPGEDPKYGQQVASGPATELARDTGEASQLKPAPSEAHPLKTPEYRGPEKPSEREEALTSGEESLVPDSDTGKKTYKCEQCGKGFSWHSHLVTHRRTHTGEKPYTCTDCGKRFGRSSHLIQHQIIHTGEKPYTCPSCWKSFSHHSTLIQHQRIHTGEKPYVCDRCAKRFTRRSDLVTHQGTHTGAKPHKCPICGKCFTQSSALVTHQRTHTGVKPYPCPECGKCFSQRSNLIAHNRTHTGEKPYHCLDCGKSFSHSSHLTAHQRTHRGVRPYSCPLCGKSFSRRSNLHRHEKIHTTGPKALAMLMLGAAAAGALTAPPPAPT